Proteins from a genomic interval of Trichoderma breve strain T069 chromosome 2, whole genome shotgun sequence:
- a CDS encoding rhodanese-like domain-containing protein, whose protein sequence is MASVVAGQSARIGLSRLGNRFLRTSMSTRRSLSSYLVTPKELHEALKKNPPSPISPDPRVIPLCAAWFLPNDERTGIQVFREQRIPKARFFDLDKAIDKRSPYPHMLPDAKGFAAAMSELGIRREDVVVVYDTKELGIFSAPRVAWTFRAFGHPKVHILNNFKQWVAEGLPTESGELYNVECNPYPIPELASERVASFEEVREVVLDSNKEGAEGIQILDARPNGRFTGKDPEPREGLSSGHMPGSISVPFSALLDPETKAFLPADKLKQLFEEKGIDPSKPIISTCGTGVTACAIDTALEAAGYPNARRVYDGSWTEWAQRVQPSENLIVKSE, encoded by the exons ATGGCCTCTGTTGTTGCTGGCCAATCTGCTCGGATTGGCCTTTCCAGACTGGGCAACCGCTTCCTGCGGACCAGCATGTCGACCAGACGCAGTCTCTCGTCCTACCTGGTCACTCCCAAGGAGCTTCACGAGGCCCTGAAGAAGAACCCTCCGTCTCCGATCAGTCCCGATCCCCGAGTGATTCCCCTGTGCGCCGCCTGGTTCCTTCCCAACGATGAGAGGACCGGCATCCAGGTCTTCCGCGAGCAGCGTATCCCAAAGGCTCGCTTCTTTGACCTAGACAAGGCCATCGACAAGCGCAGCCCATACCCTCACATGCTGCCGGATGCCAAAGGTTTCGCAGCTGCTATGAGCGAATTGGGTATCCGACGAGAGGATGTTGTTGTCGTCTACGACACAAAGGAGCTCGGAATCTTTAGTGCTCCTCGCGTAGCATGGACATTCAGGGCGTTTGGTCACCCCAAAGTGCACATCTTGAACAACTTCAAGCAGTGGGTTGCTGAGGGGCTACCCACCGAGTCCGGAGAGCTATACAACGTCGAGTGCAACCCGTATCCCATCCCAGAGCTTGCATCGGAGAGAGTTGCCAGCTTTGAGGAGGTCAGAGAGGTGGTCTTGGACTCTAACAAGGAGGGAGCAGAAGGTATTCAGATCTTGGACGCAAGACCCAATGGTCGGTTTACGGGCAAGGACCCAGAGCCTCGCGAGGGTCTATCTTCTGGCCACATGCCAGGATCAATCAGCGTTCCGTTCAGCGCCCTCCTTGATCCAGAAACAAAGGCTTTCCTCCCCGCGGATAAGCTGAAACAGCTGTTTGAGGAGAAGGGAATTGACCCCAGCAAGCCCATCATCTCAACCTGCGGAACTGGCGTTACAGCCTGTGCCATCGATACCGCTCTGGAAGCAGCAGGGTACCCCAACGCCAGAAGGGTTTATGATGGTAGTTGGAC AGAATGGGCTCAGCGAGTTCAGCCATCGGAGAATTTGATCGTCAAGTCGGAGTAG
- a CDS encoding anaphase-promoting complex subunit 11 RING-H2 finger domain-containing protein → MKVTIKEWNSVATWQWDIPEDDVCGICQVHFDGTCPTCKYPGDDCSLLSGKCGHSFHMHCIMEWIKQESAKGQCPMCRQPFEWQDQVNETDGPNETPIPTD, encoded by the exons ATGAAAGTCACCATCAAAGAGTGGAATTCCGTCGCCACATGGCAGTGGGATATCCCCGAGGACGACGTCTGCGGTATCTGTCAAGTGCACTTTGACGGGACGTGTCCTACGTGCAAGTATCCCGGCGACGACTGTAGCCTTT TATCTGGGAAATGCGGCCATAGTTTTCACATG CACTGCATCATGGAGTGGATTAAGCAGGAATCGGCAAAGGGGCAATGCCCTATGTGTCGACAAC CTTTTGAGTGGCAAGATCAAGTTAATGAGACGGATGGACCCAACGAGACTCCTATACCAACAGATTGa
- a CDS encoding protein kinase domain-containing protein — protein MSQLDPLPKELPFRIISKTVGRGAYASIKKAIPLDSSSPVFAVKLIHKGYATKHGRISAKQLAMEVSLHSHIGQHPNVIEWFASGEDSIWRWIAMEYAEGGDLFDKIEADVGVREDIAQIYFLQLVGGVSFMHSKGVAHRDLKPENILLSQDGSLKLADFGMATMFEYKGQRKTSSTLCGSPPYIAPEILACGRVDKRAPNTAKYSPDLVDIWSCGVILFVLLVGNTPWDEPSSTSWEFGEYVKTSGKSSDPLWGRIPPEALSLLRGMMSIDPQKRFTFAQIRQHPWYTRHNPLLTADGRISDPIVLATKMLENLRIDLNQIPPLNYLPASHDPTVDSGLNAGRFSSTQPEALVTPIADKDWDWEAPVLRSRAQPSSMPTGTSSARRMLFDSLADEPSMSQFSQVPGPSMSLTQQAQRFRDICPPESLTRFFSHVPASHIVQMLSDALHQLNVPLAPVTPNPYGSPVVTLKVRAIDGRRQSLHGEICVDKQPLADGFEVLDIRFVKIKGDPLEWRRFFKKVVVLCKDGVYVPEA, from the exons ATG TCGCAACTTGATCCATTACCAAAGGAACTGCCCTTTCGGATCATATCCAAAACTGTTGGCCGTGGTGCCTATGCTTC AATAAAAAAAGCCATTCCATTAGATTCTTCAAGTCCAGTATTCGCCGTCAAGCTCATACACAAGGGATACGCCACTAAGCATGGCCGCATCTCCGCAAAGCAGCTTGCCATGGAGGTCTCCCTTCACTCCCACATAGGCCAGCATCCCAACGTCATCGAATGGTTTGCCTCGGGAGAAGACTCGATCTGGAGATGGATAGCCATGGAGTATGCAGAGGGTGGTGATCTTTTCGACAAGATCGAGGCAGATGTCGGCGTCCGGGAGGACATTGCACAAATTTACTTCCTTCAGCTGGTTGGCGGTGTGAGCTTCATGCACTCCAAGGGCGTGGCACATCGGGACCTTAAGCCAGAGAACATCCTCCTGTCGCAAGATGGAAGCCTGAAGCTCGCTGATTTCGGAATGGCCACCATGTTTGAGTACAAGGGCCAGCGCAAGACCAGCTCAACGCTGTGTGGAAGCCCGCCATATATCGCACCAGAGATTCTCGCCTGTGGGAGGGTGGATAAGAGGGCTCCGAATACGGCCAAGTATTCACCAGACCTCGTCGATATCTGGTCATGTGGAGTCATTCTCTTTGTTTTGCTCGTCGGCAACACGCCGTGGGAtgagccatcatcaacaagtTGGGAGTTTGGCGAGTACGTGAAGACATCAGGGAAGAGCTCAGACCCGCTTTGGGGAAGAATACCTCCAGAggccctctccctcctcagGGGCATGATGTCCATTGATCCACAGAAACGCTTCACCTTTGCTCAGATACGACAGCATCCTTGGTACACGCGCCATAACCCCTTGCTCACTGCCGATGGAAGGATTTCCGACCCCATCGTCCTGGCGACTAAGATGCTAGAAAACCTGCGTATCGACCTCAACCAAATACCTCCGCTCAACTACCTCCCAGCCTCCCACGATCCCACTGTGGACTCTGGACTTAATGCTGGTCGATTCTCGTCCACGCAGCCGGAGGCTTTAGTAACCCCTATCGCCGACAAAGATTGGGATTGGGAGGCTCCTGTCCTCCGCTCTAGGGCTCAACCATCTTCTATGCCCACAGGGACTTCCAGCGCTCGCCGTATGCTGTTCGACTCCCTTGCGGATGAGCCGTCCATGTCGCAATTCTCGCAAGTCCCCGGACCATCCATGTCGCTCACACAACAAGCCCAGCGATTCCGTGACATTTGTCCTCCCGAATCCCTCACCCGCTTCTTCTCGCACGTGCCTGCCTCACACATTGTACAGATGCTCAGCGACGCACTGCATCAGCTGAACGTGCCTCTGGCACCTGTCACGCCAAATCCATACGGCAGCCCGGTAGTTACCCTCAAAGTTCGTGCTATCGACGGACGCCGGCAGAGCCTGCACGGAGAAATCTGCGTAGACAAACAGCCGCTTGCAGATGGCTTCGAGGTACTAGATATTCGGTttgtcaagatcaagggAGATCCGCTAGAGTGGCGGCGATTCTTTAAAaaggtggtggtgctttGCAAGGATGGGGTCTATGTCCCGGAAGCTTAG
- a CDS encoding ubiquitin-conjugating enzyme domain-containing protein: MDYTEDNQNSAPGSVQASKLNAARKGPDSQSVTKRLQTELMTLMTSPAPGISAFPSADGNLMSWTATIEGPDDTPYSGLTFKLSFAFPSNYPYAAPTVLFKTPIYHPNVDFSGRICLDILKDKWTAAYNIQTVLLSLQSLLGEPNNASPLNGEAAELWDKDMEEFKKKVLGRHRDIEEE; the protein is encoded by the exons ATGGATTATACCGAGGATAACCAGAACTCTGCTCCTGGCAGCGTCCAGGCCTCCAAGCTCAATGCCGCTCGCAAGGGTCCCGATTCGCAGAGCGTCACTAAACG GCTTCAGACCGAGCTGATGACTCTCATGACATCGCCAGCACCCGGTATCTCCGCATTCCCCTCTGCCGACGGCAACCTTATGTCGTGGACTGCCACCATCGAGGGCCCTGACGATACACCTTATTCCGGACTCACGTTCAAGCTGAGCTTCGCGTTTCCTTCAAACTATCCTTATGCCGCGCCGACGGTCCTCTTCAAGACGCCCATCTACCACCCCAACGTCGATTTCTCTGGTCGCATCTGTCTTGACATTCTCAAGGACAAGTGGACTGCCGCCTACAACATTCAGACCGTTTTGTTGAGTCTGCAGAGCTTACTCGGCGAGCCCAATAA CGCATCTCCATTAAACGGCGAGGCAGCAGAGTTGTGGGACAAGGATATGGAAgagttcaagaagaaggtcttGGGACGGCATCGCGACATCGAGGAGGAGTAA
- a CDS encoding ribosomal protein l31e domain-containing protein: MSSKKPTQRSAIADVVAREYTIHMHKRLHGVTFKKRAPRAIKEIKSFATKAMGTTDVRIDPQLNKKVWEQGVKGVAYRIRVRISRRRNDEEGAKEKLYSYVQAVNVKNPKGLATEVVEE, encoded by the exons ATGTCGTCAAAGAAGCCTACCCAGCGCTCCGCCATTGCGGACGTGGTTGCCCGCGAGTACACCATCCACATGCACAAGAGA CTGCATGGTGTCACTTTCAAGAAGAGGGCTCCCCgtgccatcaaggagatcaagTCCTTCGCCACCAAGGCCATG GGTACCACTGACGTCCGGATCGACCCCCAGCTCAACAAGAAGGTCTGGGAGCAGGGTGTCAAGGGTGTTGCTTACAGAATCCGAGTCCGAATCTCCCGACGACGAAACGATGAGGAGGGtgccaaggagaagctgtaCAGCTACGTTCAGGCTGTCAACGTCAAGAACCCCAAGGGCCTTGCGACTGAGGTCGTTGAGGAGTAA
- a CDS encoding regulator of G protein signaling domain-containing protein encodes MEDPRDTTASTTPQPDMTRNRLPTLFEVLSRRTLPPVDLFSFYIYMRDQQRSVDYLDFWLDVAQHMSLCRHYVRELRRSVLIATPDLEKSSKRSSQIMDLGEMDNRAAGPSMYATEKERDQDAQMSAFLREDQSHESPQTHSGSNRTKPSPPFSHATDSNSPAHTVARQDIRASAEKILYTFLMPGAEREITLPGSITQDVTASIEEYGRDDPEVFDVAKDYVFQAMERDAFPGFLRMKALGNLIPPTLVMRLIIGLVAMFGAFWTSFILIFLDKSRATRCWLILPFTIGVYFLASYQYSLDPILALIGFSEYTPFNFSRIREPYVRRLLAKRALMVLAVTTLIDAGLCVLFILVPGKRL; translated from the exons ATGGAAGACCCTCGCGATACCACGGCGTCAACAACGCCTCAGCCCGATATGACGCGCAATAGATTGCCGACTCTGTTCGAGGTGCTGAGCCGTCGCACACTGCCACCGGTCGATCTATTCTCATTCTACATCTATATGCGAGACCAGCAGCGATCTGTTGATTATCTAGACTTTTG GTTGGATGTAGCTCAGCACATGTCACTTTGTCGCCATTATGTCCGCGAACTTCGTCGATCAGTCCTCATAGCGACACCAGACCTGGAGAAGTCATCTAAGCGATCATCTCAGATTATGGACCTCGGTGAGATGGACAACCGTGCGGCTGGGCCGTCGATGTATGcgacggagaaggagagagatcAAGACGCCCAGATGTCGGCCTTCTTGCGTGAAGATCAGAGCCACGAGTCACCTCAAACGCACAGTGGCTCAAATCGCACAAAACCCAGCCCTCCGTTTAGCCACGCAACGGATTCCAACTCGCCAGCCCACACTGTTGCCCGGCAAGATATCAGAGCTTCTGCTGAGAAAATTCTTTACACGTTCTTGATGCCTGGGGCTGAGAGAGAAATCACTCTGCCTGGATCCATCACTCAGGACGTTACAGCCTCTATTGAAGAATATGGTCGTGATGACCCGGAAGTCTTTGATGTGGCTAAGGACTACGTATTCCAGGCGATGGAACGAGACGCGTTTCCAGGTTTCTTGCGCATGAAGGCCTTGGGCAATCTCATTCCGCCAACGCTTGTCATGCGTCTAATTATTGGACTTGTTGCCATGTTTGGAGCATTTTGGACCTCCTTCATCCTTATTTTCCTTGATAAGTCTAGAGCAACTCGATGCTGG CTCATTCTTCCATTTACTATTGGCGTGTATTTCCTCGCATCATATCAATATTCCCTTGACCCTATCTTGGCGCTCATTGGATTTAGCGAGTACACTCCCTTCAATTTCTCTCGCATTCGAGAACCCTACGTTCGTCGCCTTTTGGCGAAGCGAGCACTCATGGTGTTGGCTGTGACGACTTTGATTGATGCCGGACTGTGTGTCCTATTCATTCTTGTCCCAGGCAAGCGACTCTGA
- a CDS encoding PCI domain-containing protein, with the protein MEQTKALNALEPFLALSKSATSPRAAADLVTRATSAPNTFIFAELLQTPQIQALAASPEFTSYLTLLQIFSYGSYGTYNATPDLPALNDTQILKLRQLSLLSLAGDRSSLSYDALQKALGLSSVREVEDLVITAIYAGLLHATLDPARQAIQVSSIAPLRDLAPGTIPDMINALQNWGGRCQSTLGELEEQIKNIREAAITRETEKRASDKKLQGLMDSLGESEKGGGNMLSAYQRDNLTRRGINKRTIADPFGAAASTESMDLDDLLGPEDPAKRASKRKL; encoded by the exons ATGGAGCAAACCAAGGCCTTGAATGCTTTGGAG CCGTTCCTCGCCCTCTCAAAGTCAGCGACCTCCCCCCGAGCCGCTGCCGATCTCGTCACCCGCGCAACCTCCGCCCCAaacaccttcatcttcgccgAGCTCCTCCAGACACCCCAGATCCAGGCCCTAGCAGCCAGCCCGGAATTCACCTCATACCTGACGCTGCTCCAAATCTTCTCTTACGGCTCCTACGGGACATACAATGCCACGCCTGACCTACCCGCATTGAACGACACTCAGATCCTCAAGCTCCGACAGCTCTCGCTGCTGTCCCTCGCTGGCGATCGATCAAGCCTATCATATGATGCATTGCAGAAAGCCCTAGGCCTCTCCTCGGTTCGGGAGGTGGAGGACCTCGTCATCACTGCCATCTACGCCGGCCTCTTGCACGCCACACTCGATCCCGCTCGCCAGGCCATCCAGGTGTCAAGCATCGCCCCCCTTCGCGACCTCGCTCCTGGCACGATTCCAGACATGATCAACGCCCTGCAGAACTGGGGTGGTCGTTGCCAATCCACCCTtggggagctggaggagcagatcAAAAACATTCGTGAAGCCGCCATCACACGGGAGACAGAAAAGCGAGCGTCGGACAAGAAGTTGCAGGGATTGATGGACAGCCTGGGCGAATCGGAGAAAGGTGGCGGCAATATGCTATCAGCGTACCAACGTGATAATTTAACTCGCAGAGGCATCAATAAGCGTACCATTGCTGATCCCTTCGGCGCAGCCGCATCCACCGAGTCTATGGATCTCGATGATTTATTGGGGCCAGAAGACCCGGCCAAGAGGGCTAGCAAGAGGAAGCTAtaa
- a CDS encoding e1-E2 ATPase domain-containing protein: MAPSYIKVPGRDNDEAGLAPRSAHMATTTLRVGGMTCGSCTSAVEGGFKGVKGVGTVSVSLVMERAVVMHDPQLISAEQVRETIEDTGFDAEVLSTDLLSPLVPRFSDVKGDEDLDSGLLTTTVAIEGMTCGACTSAVEGGFKDIPGVKSFSISLLSERAIIEHDPELLPPEKIAEIIEDRGFGAEIVDSAKAQPDSSNKAENPSSSIATTTVAIEGMTCGACTSAVEGGFQGVEGVLKFNISLLAERAVISHDVTKLSPEQISEIIEDRGFDATVLSTVYDTNDLGSAITTSQFKIFGSPDAAAAKALEDSLTALPGIKSASLSLATERLSVTHQPAAIGLRGIVEAVEAQGLNALVADSHDNSAQLESLAKTREITEWRTAFKVSAGFAVPVFILNMIIPMALPSLDINNVHLCTGLYLGDVVCLLLTIPVQFGVGKRFYVSAYKSLKHRSPTMDVLVMLGTSCAFFFSILAMVVSLVLPPHSKPGTIFDTSTMLITFVTLGRYLENRAKGQTSKALSRLMSLAPSMATIYADPIAAEKAAESWAKSTEESTDTAAQRSGNATGSAHEERNIPTELLQVGDIVVIRPGDKIPADGILVRGETYVDESMVTGEAMPVQKRIGDNLIGGTVNGNGRVDFRVTRAGRDTQLSQIVKLVQDAQTTRAPIQKVADTLAGYFVPTILLLGLLTFIGWLILSHWMDHPPMIFLSGNSGGKLMVCVKLCISVIVFACPCALGLATPTAVMVGTGVGAENGILIKGGAALQQTTKITQVVLDKTGTITRGKMSVAKMDLVSQWSSESQKKIWWAAVGLAEMGSEHPIGRAILVAAKEELSIYELESAIPGSVNDFKLTVGKGINALVEPATSDRTRYRVLAGNVSFLEDNGVEVPKSAIEAAEQINSSEKNTRAKSVTAGTTNIFVAIDGKYSGHLCLSDTIKDGALGAISVLHRMGIKTAMVTGDQRPTALAVAALVGIAPENVFAGVSPDQKQTIIQGLQEEGEVVAMVGDGINDSPALAIADVGIAMSSGTDVAMEAADVVLMRPDDLLSIPSAINLTRTIFFRIKLNLLWACIYNLIGLPIAMGFFLPLGLHMHPMMAGFAMACSSISVVISSLMLKFWKRPQWMDDASAEYKGGLRWMSGTGIVGWAKETFGRLRGKKREEGYVALENLEEA; this comes from the exons ATGGCTCCAAGCTACATCAAGGTCCCCGGGCGGGATAACGATGAGGCGGGCCTTGCTCCTAGAAGTGCACACATGGCGACAACTACTCTGCGCGTTGGCGGAATGAC GTGCGGATCATGCACGTCAGCTGTTGAAGGCGGCTTCAAGGGCGTCAAGGGCGTCGGCACCGTCTCCGTCAGTCTCGTCATGGAGCGCGCCGTCGTCATGCATGATCCCCAGCTTATCAGCGCTGAGCAAGTCCGAGAGACTATTGAGGACACCGGATTTGACGCCGAGGTGCTGTCTACAGACCTGCTCAGCCCGCTTGTCCCTCGATTTTCGGACGTCAAGGGAGATGAGGATCTGGACAGCGGGTTGCTAACGACCACGGTTGCCATTGAGGGCATGACGTGTGGTGCCTGTACTTCTGCCGTCGAGGGCGGCTTCAAAGACATTCCAGGAGTCAAGAGCTTTAGCATATCACTTCTTTCTGAGCGAGCCATCATTGAACACGACCCAGAGCTTCTGCCACCCGAGAAGATTGCCGAAATCATCGAAGACCGCGGCTTCGGTGCCGAAATAGTTGATTCCGCGAAGGCGCAACCCGACAGCAGTAACAAGGCCGAGAACCCATCAAGTTCCATCGCTACTACAACTGTAGCTATCGAGGGAATGACATGTGGCGCTTGTACTTCTGCTGTCGAGGGAGGCTTTCAAGGAGTCGAGGGAGTGTTGAAATTCAACATTAGTCTTCTGGCCGAGCGCGCAGTCATCTCTCACGACGTCACGAAGCTCTCCCCAGAGCAAATCTCCGAAATCATCGAGGATCGCGGTTTCGATGCCACGGTTTTGTCCACCGTATACGATACTAACGACCTAGGCAGTGCAATTACTACCTCGCAATTCAAGATTTTCGGTAGCcctgatgctgccgctgcaaAGGCCCTCGAGGATTCGCTGACAGCTCTCCCTGGTATCAAGTCTGCTTCTCTTAGCCTGGCTACGGAGCGCCTTTCCGTCACGCATCAACCTGCCGCCATTGGACTTCGAGGAATTGTCGAAGCAGTGGAAGCACAAGGTCTCAACGCCTTGGTTGCGGACAGCCACGACAACAGCGCCCAGCTCGAGTCACTGGCAAAAACTCGAGAGATTACGGAATGGAGGACAGCATTCAAGGTCTCCGCTGGGTTTGCTGTTCCAGTATTTATCCTCAACATGATAATACCTATGGCTCTACCAAGCCTAGATATCAACAATGTCCACCTGTGTACTGGACTCTATCTCGGCGATGTCGTTTGCCTGCTCCTTACGATACCCGTTCAGTTTGGCGTCGGAAAGCGATTCTATGTTTCGGCCTACAAATCACTCAAGCACCGTTCGCCGACGATGGATGTCCTTGTCATGCTCGGTACATCGtgcgccttcttcttcagcatcttggccatggtggtTTCTTTAGTCTTGCCGCCGCACTCTAAGCCCGGTACGATTTTCGATACTAGCACTATGCTCATCACATTTGTGACTCTTGGCCGCTACCTCGAGAACCGCGCCAAGGGGCAAACGTCAAAGGCGCTGTCTCGTCTTATGTCTCTGGCCCCATCGATGGCAACCATCTACGCGGACCCCATTGCCGCAGAGAAGGCAGCCGAATCATGGGCCAAGTCAACCGAAGAATCTACAGACACTGCGGCCCAGCGTTCTGGAAATGCGACTGGCTCAGCACATGAAGAGAGGAACATCCCAACGGAGTTGCTCCAGGTTGGCGATATTGTCGTCATTCGACCAGGTGACAAGATCCCGGCGGACGGTATCCTTGTCCGGGGAGAAACCTATGTCGACGAAAGCATGGTAACTGGAGAGGCGATGCCCGTGCAGAAACGTATCGGAGACAACTTGATCGGAGGTAccgtcaacggcaacggcagaGTGGACTTTCGTGTCACGCGAGCCGGTCGTGATACGCAGCTCAGTCAGATTGTGAAGCTTGTCCAAGACGCCCAGACTACAAGAGCACCCATTCAAAAGGTAGCCGACACTCTAGCAGGCTACTTCGTGCCTACGATTCTTCTCCTCGGTCTCCTGACGTTCATCGGATGGTTGATTCTCAGCCACTGGATGGACCATCCTCCCATGATTTTCCTGTCCGGTAACAGCGGTGGTAAGCTCATGGTGTGCGTCAAGTTGTGCATCTCTGTGATTGTCTTTGCATGCCCTTGcgctcttggccttgccacGCCGACCGCCGTTATGGTAGGCACCGGCGTGGGAGCTGAGAATGGTATTCTCATCAAAGGCGGAGCTGCACTGCAGCAAACAACCAAAATCACACAAGTCGTATTGGATAAGACGGGCACAATCACCCGCGGCAAAATGAGCGTCGCCAAGATGGATTTGGTTTCCCAGTGGAGTAGCGAATCGCAGAAGAAGATCTGGTGGGCTGCTGTTGGTCTTGCGGAGATGGGCAGCGAGCATCCTATTGGCAGAGCCATCCTGGtagcagcaaaagaggaacTCTCAATCTATGAGCTTGAGAGTGCCATTCCAGGAAGTGTCAACGATTTCAAGCTTACTGTCGGAAAGGGCATCAATGCCCTTGTCGAGCCTGCTACTTCAGACAGAACTCGTTACAGGGTCCTGGCAGGAAACGTAAGCTTCCTTGAAGATAACGGTGTCGAGGTTCCTAAGAGCGCCATCGAGGCCGCAGAGCAAATCAACTCGTCTGAAAAGAACACACGAGCAAAATCCGTCACTGCTGGCACCACCAACATCTTCgttgccattgacggcaaGTACAGTGGTCACCTTTGCCTCTCGGACACAATCAAGGACGGAGCTCTTGGAGCCATCTCGGTGCTGCACCGAATGGGCATCAAGACAGCCATGGTTACTGGAGATCAACGACCTACCGCCCTGGCCGTGGCCGCTCTCGTGGGAATTGCTCCTGAGAACGTCTTCGCCGGTGTCAGCCCCGACCAGAAGCAGACCATTATCCAGGGACTTCAGGAGGAGGGTGAAGTCGTGGCcatggttggtgatggcatcaacGACTCTCCCGCCCTCGCTATCGCCGACGTCGGTATCGCCATGTCAAGTGGAACGGATGTCGCCATGGAGGCCGCAGACGTTGTGCTCATGCGTCCCGACGACCTTCTTAGCATCCCATCCGCCATCAACCTGACCCGAACCATTTTCTTCCGTATCAAGCTCAACTTGTTGTGGGCTTGCATCTACAACCTCATTGGTCTACCCATTGCAATGGGATTCTTCCTCCCGCTGGGCCTGCATATGCACCCTATGATGGCCGGATTTGCCATGGCCTGCAGCAGCATTAGTGTAGTGATTAGCAGTCTCATGCTCAAATTCTGGAAGCGACCGCAGTGGATGGACGACGCCTCCGCCGAATACAAGGGCGGCCTGCGCTGGATGAGCGGTACCGGCATCGTCGGCTGGGCCAAGGAGACGTTTGGAAGACTTCGTGGCAAGAAGCGCGAGGAGGGTTACGTTGCGTTGGAGAATCTAGAGGAGGCTTAA
- a CDS encoding grpB protein domain-containing protein → MAPSIEAIVKEYPYDPEGVQRIAHRRIKNEIEITEPDPSWPESFQLLKDRIISALGSTAVSVEHVGSTSVPGLPAKPVIDIDLIVVDVLDEASYVPQLEAVGFHFLLREPAWHEHRFFCNYEPSANLHVFGPDSPETEKHKIFRNWLLKTPADRDIWRDNARIH, encoded by the exons ATGGCTCCTTCAATCGAGGCCATCGTCAAAGAGTATCCTTACGATCCAGAAGGAGTGCAAAGAATCGCCCACCGCCGCATCAAAAACGAAATTGAAATCACAGAACCAGATCCCTCATGGCCCGAGtctttccagcttctcaaagacCGCATTATTTCCGCCCTAGGTTCAACCGCTGTCTCAGTTGAGCACGTCGGCTCGACCAGCGTGCCCGGCCTGCCCGCCAAGCCAGTCATCGACATAGACCTCATAGTCGTGGACGTGCTTGACGAGGCCTCATACGTGCCGCAGCTCGAGGCAGTAGGCTTCCATTTCCTCTTACGCGAGCCGGCGTGGCATGAACatcgcttcttctgcaaCTATGAGCCTTCGGCGAACCTGCACGTCTTTGGGCCAGACTCTCCTGAAACCGAGAAGCACAAAATCTTTCGAAACTGGCTGTTGAAAACTCCAGCCGACAGGGACAT CTGGCGAGACAATGCACGAATACACTGA